TCGATCTGCGCAAACGCGACAACCGGGTGATTGAGTTGGAACTGTAGGCGGTAAGGAGTGCTGAGAGCTAGAAGTCATCCTCAAACCCAACGGTTATGTCATCCCGAGTGAAGCGAGGGATCTCAAAACGAGATTCCTCGCCTCCATTGCATTGCGGCTCGGAATGACAAGCCCTATATTTCCGTGGACGAAGCACGAGAGAGAAAAATCATGTCCGAAAAAATCATCTCCGCTGATTCTCACATGTGCGAGCCGCCGAATCTGTGGGTGGAGCGCATCGATCACCGCTTTCGCGACCGCGCACCGCGCGTAGTCAAAGATCCTAACGGTAAAAAAGGCTCGTTCTTCGTTTGCGAAAACCTGCCGCCCTTTCGCGTTTCCGGGGCCTTCGCTGCCGGGAAAACTTTCGACAAGTCCTTCATGGAAGCCGGGCTGGAAAACGCCATTCCCGGAGGCTGGAACCCGGCGGAGCGCGTGAAAGACATGGATCTCGATGGCGTCGCGGCTGAGGTCCTCTATACCACTTGCGCCTTCGTGTTGTTCTGGCTGGACGATGCTCCTCTTCAAGAGGCATGTTTTCATGTTTACAACGACTGGATTGCGGAATTTTGCAGTTACGACCGGAAACGGTTCGCTGGCCTCGGCTTGATCCCGCTCTTCGATATCGAACACGGGCGTCAGGAATTGATCCGCTGCAAAGCCCTGGGTCTCAAAGGTGCCATGATCTGGGCCTCGCCGCCGGAAGATCAGCCTTATCGTTCCTCAGTGTACGACTCGTTCTGGGCGACGGCGCAGGATTTAGAGATCCCGCTTTCGCTCCATCTCGTCACCGGCAAAAGCAAACACAGCCAGCAGGACGAATCCAATCTAGTGGATCTCTACGTGCGCATGATTAATCGTCCGCACGAGATTCAAGATTCGCTGTTGACCCTCATCTTTTCCGGCGTGCTCGAACGCTTCCCCCGACTCCAACTCGTCTCCGCCGAAGCCGATGTGGCCTGGGTGCCGCACATGTTAGAGCGTGCAGACAAGTATTTTCGTCGCTTCAAGCAAGGTTACGACGTAACCTTGTCGCTGAAGCCCAGCGAATACTTCCGCCGCCAAGTGTACGCCACGTTTATCGACGATCCGATGGGCTTAAAGACGTACCAGCTCCTCGGCGGCGCGGACAACATCATGTGGTCCACTGACTACCCCCACCAAGCCTCGACGTTTCCCAACACCCGGGAGTTCATCGAGCGCGAGTTCAAAGACGTTCCCGAGGCGGACAAGCGCAAGATCGTCTGCGACAACGCGGCGAAACTGTACGGATTTACTGTGTAAGGGGAAGGGAAAGGAAGAAAGAAGCGCCTAGGGTCGGTCCTTCCACTTCAGGTTCTTGTCGGTGAGGGTGATTACGATCCCGACTATACCGAGAAGGGCAAGAGTGCCGAAAATTATCAGGAGAGCAGTATTGGGGTTCATGGCTTGATTTCCTTTTCGTCCAAAATAATCCGCATGGCTGTGCTCTTCGTTCGACCCTAAGTGCCTATCCTAATAACGGTGGACCCTATGTCATGTCGAGCGGAGCGAGACATCTTTCTTCAGCGTTCCAAGCGAGATTCTTCGCTACGCTCAGAATGACAGTATCGGGCGATAGTGGTTCTTAGGATAGGCCTAAGAACCCATCGGGGTTTTGTCAATGCGAATGAACAGGCAGTCACCGTTCCATTGCCTCGCGATATTTCCGATACAGTGCACGAAACTGATGGTAGGTGAGCCCGAGCAGTTGCGCGGCTTTGCGCTGGTTGTACTTAGCGTCGCTAAGAGCCTGGCGCAGAAGGCGGGTTTCTAGTGCCTGTACGGCTTCGGTCAAGTTCCCACCTTCACGAGGCTTGGCTTCGCTTGCTGTCATTGCCGCACTCGGCGGAGGCGCTTCGTTCATAGCCGGCAGCATCCGTGTCACCGTCTGAAACGGATCGAAGACAATCTCGACAATCCGCGCCGACTCGCTGCGGCACACCGCACGCTCGACCACATTTTTCAACTCGCGCACGTTCCCGGGCCACGGATATGCCTCCAAAGCGGCCATAGCTTCTTCGCTGAACACCGGCGCCTCAGACCGTTCCAGCTCTGACGCCATGCGTGCCGCAAAATGGTTAGCCAGCAATACGATATCCTCCTGCCGGTCACGCAATGGCGGCAGCGCCAGCACCTCGAACGACAAGCGATCAAGCAAATCGCGCTGAAATTTTCCCGCCGCGGCTAGGGCAACCAAGTTGGCATTGGTCGCACCGACGATCCGCACGTCCACGCGAATCGGTTGCGTGCTCCCGACCCGCTCGAAGACGCCGTATTCCACCACGCGCAAAATTTTCGCCTGCACCTCAATTGGAATCTGGCCGATTTCGTCGAGGAACAGCGTCCCCCCGTGCGCCGCCTCGAACCGCCCGGAGCGGCGCCGTGTCGCCCCGGTAAAGGCCCCTTCTTCATGGCCGAAGAGTTCCGACTCGATCAAGCTTGGTGTGAGGGCAGCACAATTGAGCGCCACCAGTGGCCCTTGCCAACGAGAGGAAAGATAGTGAAGGCGAGCAACGGCCAGCTCTTTTCCGGTCCCGCGCTCGCCAACGACTAGGACCGAGCGGTTCAGGCGAGCCACGCGCGACAAGCGTTCCTGAAATTCCACGAACGCCTCGGACTGCCCTAGCGCCTCGGCTCCGTCTACATGCGCCACCGCGCCGAGATGTTCAAGCCGTGTCGATGTCGGCATTGGTTTCGTTTTTTGCGCCATAGATCGGTAAGACATACCAACTCTTCGCCTCTTCCGCCAGACAAGCAGCATCCTCTACGATTGAGAATCTCGTGTTTTCTCAAGCGTTTTGCCG
The DNA window shown above is from Deltaproteobacteria bacterium and carries:
- a CDS encoding amidohydrolase — encoded protein: MSEKIISADSHMCEPPNLWVERIDHRFRDRAPRVVKDPNGKKGSFFVCENLPPFRVSGAFAAGKTFDKSFMEAGLENAIPGGWNPAERVKDMDLDGVAAEVLYTTCAFVLFWLDDAPLQEACFHVYNDWIAEFCSYDRKRFAGLGLIPLFDIEHGRQELIRCKALGLKGAMIWASPPEDQPYRSSVYDSFWATAQDLEIPLSLHLVTGKSKHSQQDESNLVDLYVRMINRPHEIQDSLLTLIFSGVLERFPRLQLVSAEADVAWVPHMLERADKYFRRFKQGYDVTLSLKPSEYFRRQVYATFIDDPMGLKTYQLLGGADNIMWSTDYPHQASTFPNTREFIEREFKDVPEADKRKIVCDNAAKLYGFTV
- the pspF gene encoding phage shock protein operon transcriptional activator, whose amino-acid sequence is MPTSTRLEHLGAVAHVDGAEALGQSEAFVEFQERLSRVARLNRSVLVVGERGTGKELAVARLHYLSSRWQGPLVALNCAALTPSLIESELFGHEEGAFTGATRRRSGRFEAAHGGTLFLDEIGQIPIEVQAKILRVVEYGVFERVGSTQPIRVDVRIVGATNANLVALAAAGKFQRDLLDRLSFEVLALPPLRDRQEDIVLLANHFAARMASELERSEAPVFSEEAMAALEAYPWPGNVRELKNVVERAVCRSESARIVEIVFDPFQTVTRMLPAMNEAPPPSAAMTASEAKPREGGNLTEAVQALETRLLRQALSDAKYNQRKAAQLLGLTYHQFRALYRKYREAMER